The genome window TACCACCCTTTATTCTGGATTAAGGCATTATATTTAAGAACTTCCGATTGAGGAAGAGGTCCATAATGCATAAAACTATTATCATAATCCCGGGATTCAACATCAACTGGCGAAAAAGAATTACCATTAATCTGAACTCCTTTTGCTGTTTCAGTCAAATCAGCATTCCAACGGCGTAAATCCCAGAAACGGAATCCCTCAAAACAAAGCTCAAGTCTTCTTTCGTTATGAATTAATTTCCGCATATCTTCTTTGGTACTAATTGAAGCCAGATAATTATCAGGTTGCTGAATTCCAGCACGCTTACGAATAGCAGCGATTACCTGTCGTGCCGAAAAATCGTTTGTTCCGGTTCCATCAGGTCCCCAGGCTTCATTGGCAGCCTCTGCATAAATCAGGAATAACTCTGTATACCGCATGTGGACCATGTAATGATTCTTGGTTGATTTTGAAACAGGATTAAGGTTCACATCTTCTCTCAATAGCTTTCTCATATAGTAACCTGTACGGGTTGATGTTGAGATAGAATCTTTGGCATTAATGCCTCCTCCCACTCCGGTATATATGGTATTGTTACACATTTTATTGCCATTGCAAGCAATATATAAGGTCAAACGCGGATCCCTGTTTGCATAAGGACTTGATGGATTATAATTACTTGCAGGATCAGTGATAGGATAACCATTAGCCATAGGAAATGCATCAACCAGGTTTTGTGTAGGATTAACATTTCCATTACCGTATAATGATGGAGGGAAGTTGGCCGATTCAAGCGAATTCGATGAGCTGATACTACCTCTCCAGATCATTTCCGGTTGATCCTTGCCAGTTGAAAGCTTGATAGCATCCACCCTGACATTATCATAAAATTTATTTCCCACAGGATCAAGCCCGGCTATTCCCCCTATACTTTTCAGGACAACTCCGGAATAATCGGCAGCTTTGGCCCACAAGTCAGCATTGCCATCAGAAAATGCCGGACTTGCTGCCAACAAGGCCATTCTTGCTTTCAATGCTTTTACAATACGACCACTAATTCGTTGATTTTCCCTACTTCCAAAAACCGCATTGTAATTATCAGTGCTACTCACAAATTCTAATCCTTTGGGAAGTTGACTTAAACTGGTAATATCCTTATAATCATCCATAGTTAAATATCCCAAAGATTTATCAAAAT of Bacteroidota bacterium contains these proteins:
- a CDS encoding RagB/SusD family nutrient uptake outer membrane protein codes for the protein MRLIRIYSFLLLLSLAFSSCASFLQPEDDDHSTTARIYEDPSFAEGLLMTAYSKLPTNSISFNDVATDDAVSNVKTNGYLRMATGQWSALYNPVNQWDNCNSAILYLNNFISTIDTVTWKSDKEMDSLYVRRFKGEAYALRGLFEYNLLATVGGVGANGKLLGIPNFNKKLLTSVDFNTPRASFDESVNQIYADFDKSLGYLTMDDYKDITSLSQLPKGLEFVSSTDNYNAVFGSRENQRISGRIVKALKARMALLAASPAFSDGNADLWAKAADYSGVVLKSIGGIAGLDPVGNKFYDNVRVDAIKLSTGKDQPEMIWRGSISSSNSLESANFPPSLYGNGNVNPTQNLVDAFPMANGYPITDPASNYNPSSPYANRDPRLTLYIACNGNKMCNNTIYTGVGGGINAKDSISTSTRTGYYMRKLLREDVNLNPVSKSTKNHYMVHMRYTELFLIYAEAANEAWGPDGTGTNDFSARQVIAAIRKRAGIQQPDNYLASISTKEDMRKLIHNERRLELCFEGFRFWDLRRWNADLTETAKGVQINGNSFSPVDVESRDYDNSFMHYGPLPQSEVLKYNALIQNKGW